The nucleotide sequence TGCAATTATGTGGTTTTAACTTGAATTCTAATGTCATTATCTGAAGATGTGTACAATGGTCAAATATTCTCAAAAACTGCTGAATCTGTTTGGAATGAGTTAAAAGGAACTTATGATAAAGTTGATGCTTCTGTAACTTTTAATCTATATCAAAAAATTAACTCATGTAGTCAAGTTGGTCAGTCTTTATCTGATTATTATCATAAACTAAATGCTATGTGGAGACAATTTGATGatatggtaaaaattgatgatatTGTGTCAGCTAATCAGTCATTTCAAGAgcattgtcaatttttaaaacttatgCAGTTTTTAATGGGATTAGATGATGTGTATACACCTATTAAAAGTCAAATTCTCACTAGTGACCCTGTGCCATCTGTCAAAGTTGC is from Rutidosis leptorrhynchoides isolate AG116_Rl617_1_P2 chromosome 10, CSIRO_AGI_Rlap_v1, whole genome shotgun sequence and encodes:
- the LOC139870243 gene encoding uncharacterized protein, which codes for MSLSEDVYNGQIFSKTAESVWNELKGTYDKVDASVTFNLYQKINSCSQVGQSLSDYYHKLNAMWRQFDDMVKIDDIVSANQSFQEHCQFLKLMQFLMGLDDVYTPIKSQILTSDPVPSVKVAFSISSRDESHRMHSNQTQNAKIQSTAFVSKTGFNNSNNSGNNRRKYRNPPLKCTKCNMLGHTVDRCSELIGYPPGYIKKPFNQ